The proteins below are encoded in one region of Neodiprion virginianus isolate iyNeoVirg1 chromosome 7, iyNeoVirg1.1, whole genome shotgun sequence:
- the LOC124309305 gene encoding centrosomal protein of 152 kDa-like isoform X1, with product MNQDGVYPVTRGWRERDATSFGMEGPGISLFQGSDSIQLNTTTQRQEEDEEQEDIKRRNEEIKNILTNAFDDLDNDDDEASSVNSSRCYNDVTRDTERSHAGGLVFDTTRSESGPTVSQIQREFGVYGRVDASNDCNDQPQSNFEHQNADRGPTISDIQREYGVYGQPETPYSKNTANNMVNSLDSPYELPKPSNPGYPHNIRAQLNEGYTFPESYPANYKTPTSHFGTATENYRDNGYIDDYEKNGPYKAIQEFGGGDSEVTSDHFKHCFQTSPNGGPVDENTAYKTAEYNSNEQLQVLYSVRMREIQRLTEELQQLQEERKEETSQLSRKLALAQAEVERSNLSRNQAQNLLVDAKVEIGDLQAKLAALKENVAVLEKTKQNMGEELSISKNSVADLQQKIAVLERVQMLQTTDKTHEKFLKQAQEKHTIEMKNMQIQIDALTDKLNAKETSYVALEHKLADVRRAHETLMVDKGDTMNRLSRALEESQAQCRHLMASHNVQEVTKLETQLRIVTEEKDELVKIVHELQRKLDLAKSDITQYDSLLATTCEEESDSMRQLKLGELHNRSKSKPADDITNKLRGELQRCLAGQAVKRKEINRLENTLAQKEREVEQASSLAQTCQEEAARYARRVNELEMELKSLLTDKAMKANAEIQKLSDHLNDTKKLCDNLQTEKNELELKLQQALVRNEENLRRVHQEILAEQEKEAVGEYNKEYLEIHEKAVQRVRQEAQVEIVQLSVQLEQTQKELDRVKELYVDVCGTKEQLIAQHQEEIAELKVTYADFETHKAMADKMNRDLETQASVIKRLTKECELYRSKTVELENDLSHERQRREEHAKRIHVEIERTKEETLKELRNAYPNRNISVILPDHCSEHVDKITQLEDDCKRLEEKLSNVVEERKKMSELQTNLDDARLKIAQLEIAHESLKKKCEDVARDRNSCRDKISALELELLNAKRSTQSNSQESSDIRQSLERAQSEYESLQKEYDSVLRDRNTLKDKLSSLEIKQLQGNTDVNSNSEERMILLANESRRNDEQLQLRLKEINMLKEERDQLVVKLKDQARQFERYVKSQMQVSVELNNSPRSLTGDADLQKMREIAIKEVREEMEEKVTDELKGIEEQHKQRQKEIEEQYKTLLLELQSRCREKTEEVEAVKETMIAERLQLQSRFKAQEQTIAKMIEAKLEKMHHELVARKIRIESLLEELRRREIDMEEQRNVMAQVMSEWASEIRSVKTKEAEMNQDIEKLKQKEEALTEEVKDLKQTEEDMKSTINMLKHKYQSARKTAQNYKELAENKEKFFLSECERIKEGYKRAMNQVQQKVDAIVSSQEKQVSTKMAELESQYEEQLEQMRLKMKYKNKC from the exons ATGAATCAGGATGGCGTCTATCCGGTTACGCGAGGTTGGCGGGAGCGCGACGCAACTA GCTTCGGGATGGAAGGGCCTGGTATAAGTTTGTTTCAAGGATCCGATAGCATCCAGTTGAACACAACCACCCAGCGCCAAGAGGAGGATGAAGAACAAGAAGACATCAAGCGCCGGAATGAGGAG atcaaaaacattttgacAAATGCTTTTGACGACctcgacaacgacgacgacgaagccAGCTCAGTCAACAGCAGCAGATGCTACAATGATGTTACCAGAGACACAGAACGGAGTCATGCAGGAGGGTTAGTTTTTGATACTACGCGCTCTGAGAGTGGCCCGACGGTTTCTCAAATACAACGAGAATTCGGGGTGTACGGACGCGTCGACGCCAGTAATGATTGCAATGATCAACCCCAGTCCAATTTCGAACACCAAAATGCAGATCGTGGCCCTACTATTTCAGACATACAGAGAGAATACGGGGTGTATGGGCAACCGGAAACACCGTATAGTAAGAATACTGCAAATAATATGGTCAATTCGTTGGACAGTCCTTATGAATTGCCCAAACCATCGAATCCTGGGTATCCTCACAATATCAGAGCTCAGCTTAACGAGGGGTATACTTTTCCTGAGAGTTATCCAGCTAATTACAAAACTCCAACCAGTCACTTTGGAACAGCGACTGAAAATTACCGAGACAACGGGTATATCGACGATTACGAAAAAAATGGCCCGTATAAAGCTATTCAGGAATTTGGCGGAGGAGATAGCGAAGTCACTTCAGATCATTTTAAGCATTGCTTTCAAACCAGTCCAAATGGCGGTCCTGTCGATGAGAATACAGCCTATAAGACCGCGGAGTACAATAGTAATGAACAATTGCAAGTATTGTATTCTGTTAGAATGCGAGAAATTCAAAGGTTAACGGAAGAAttgcaacagttgcaagagGAACGAAAAGAAGAGACAAGTCAACTCAGTAGAAAGCTTGCTCTTGCTCAAGCTGAAGTGGAAAGATCTAACCTGTCGAGAAATCAGGCACAGAATTTACttg TGGACGCTAAAGTGGAAATAGGTGATCTCCAGGCAAAATTAGCAGCTTTGAAAGAAAACGTTGCTGTATTGGAAAAGACTAAGCAAAAT ATGGGTGAAGAGCTCAGCATTTCCAAAAATTCGGTGGCTGATCTTCAACAAAAAATAGCCGTCCTAGAAAGAGTACAAATGTTGCAGACAACTGATAAAActcatgaaaaatttttgaaacaagcTCAAGAAAAACACACCATAGAGATGAAGAACATGCAGATACAGATAGATGCTCTTACAGATAAATTAAATGCTAAG gAAACATCTTATGTCGCTCTGGAACACAAGTTAGCTGATGTAAGGAGGGCGCATGAAACATTAATGGTAGATAAAGGAGATACGATGAATCGTCTGTCGCGTGCGCTAGAGGAAAGTCAGGCTCAATGTCGTCATCTGATGGCCAGTCACAATGTGCAGGAAGTTACGAAACTGGAAACTCAGCTTAGAATTGTGACGGAGGAGAAGGACGAGCTTGTTAAAATTGTACACGAACTGCAG CGGAAATTGGATTTAGCCAAGAGCGATATTACACAATATGACTCACTGCTGGCAACTACGTGTGAAGAGGAATCCGACTCTATGAGGCAACTAAAGTTGGGCGAACTTCACAATAGATCTAAGAGTAAACCAGCTGATGATATTACCAATAAACTGCGAGGAGAATTGCAGCG ATGCTTGGCAGGACAAGCAGTTAAGAGGAAAGAGATAAATCGTCTAGAAAATACTCTTGCccaaaaagaaagagaggTCGAACAAGCTTCATCGTTGGCTCAAACATGTCAAGAAGAAGCAGCGAGATATGCAAGGCGGGTCAACGAGTTGGAAATGGAATTGAAATCTCTTTTGACGGACAAAGCTATGAAAGCAAACGCGGAGATACAAAAGCTTTCTGATCACTTGAATGATACAAAAAAACTTTGTGATAACCTGcagacagaaaaaaatgaactcGAGCTTAAACTACAGCAGGCTTTAGTTAGAAATGAGGAAAACTTAAGACGTGTGCATCAGGAAATATTGGCAGAGCAAGAGAAAGAAGCTGTGGGAGAATACAACAAAGAGTATTTAGAAATTCACGAAAAGGCTGTACAAAGAGTCAGGCAGGAGGCGCAAGTTGAAATAGTTCAGTTATC AGTGCAATTGGAACAGACCCAAAAAGAACTAGATCGAGTTAAAGAATTATACGTAGATGTTTGTGGTACAAAAGAGCAACTGATAGCACAGCATCAGGAAGAAATTGCGGAATTAAAAGTAACGTATGCAGACTTTGAGACACATAAGGCAATGGCGGACAAGATGAATCGTGACTTAGAAACTCAGGCATCCGTTATAAAGAGGCTAACTAAAGAGTGTGAGCTTTATAGGAGTAAAACTGTAGAACTGGAAAACGATTTGAGTCATGAAAGGCAGAGAAGAGAAGAACATGCAAAAAGAATACATGTTGAAATTGAGAGAA CGAAAGAAGAAACGCTGAAAGAACTGCGTAATGCTTACCCAAACCGTAACATAAGTGTAATTTTACCAGATCACTGCTCTGAGCATGTAGATAAAATTACTCAG CTTGAAGATGATTGCAAACGTTTGGAAGAAAAGCTTTCGAATGTAGttgaagagaggaaaaaaatgtcggaaCTACAAACAAATTTGGATGATGCTAGATTAAAAATAGCCCAGTTGGAAATCGCACATGAGTCTTTAAAGAAAAAGTGCGAGGATGTTGCCAGAGATCGAAATTCCTGCAGAGATAAGATCTCTGCATTGGAATTAGAATTATTGAATGCCAAAAGAAGTACACAATCGAATTCACAGGAATCCAGTGATATCAGGCAAAGCCTCGAACGTGCACAAAGTGAATATGAATCATTGCAAAAAGAATATGATAGTGTTTTGAGGGATAGAAATACGTTGAAGGATAAGTTGTCTAGTTTAGAAATAAAACAGTTGCAAGGCAATACAGATGTTAATTCAAACTCAGAAGAAAGAATGATACTTTTGGCTAATGAGTCACGGCGCAACGATGAGCAGCTTCAACTtcgattgaaagaaattaatatgCTCAAAGAAGAACGAGATCAGCTCGTAGTTAAACTGAAAGATCAGGCAAGACAATTTGAACGGTACGTTAAGAGTCAAATGCAAGTGTCCGTGGAATTGAACAACTCTCCTCGCAGCTTGACAGGTGATGctgatttacaaaaaatgagGGAAATTGCCATAAAAGAGGTCAGGGAAGAAATGGAGGAGAAAGTGACTGACGAATTAAAGGGGATTGAAGAGCAACATAAGCAAAGACAAAAGGAAATTGAAGAGCAGTATAAAACCCTGTTGTTAGAGTTGCAGTCAAGGTGCAGAGAAAAGACTGAAGAAGTTGAAGCAGTAAAGGAAACTATGATCGCAGAAAGACTCCAATTACAGTCGAGGTTTAAGGCGCAGGAACAAACGATAGCAAAAATGATAGAAGCAAAGCTGGAAAAGATGCATCATGAGTTGGTGGCGAGAAAAATTAGGATAGAATCCTTGCTGGAGGAATTgagaaggagagaaattgatatGGAAGAACAGAGAAATGTAATGGCCCAAGTAATGTCCGAGTGGGCATCGGAAATTAGATCGGTCAAAACAAAAGAGGCCGAAATGAATCAAgatattgaaaagttgaaGCAAAAGGAGGAGGCCTTAACCGAAGAAGTCAAAGATTTAAAACAAACGGAGGAAGATATGAAAAGTACTATCAATATGTTGAAACACAAGTATCAGTCAGCAAGGAAAACTGCTCAAAATTATAAG GAATTGGCggagaataaagaaaaattctttctaaGCGAATGCGAAAGGATCAAGGAGGGTTACAAAAGAGCCATGAATCAAGTACAACAAAAAGTTGATGCAATAGTGAGCTCTCAAGAGAAACAAGTATCGACAAAAATGGCGGAGCTCGAGAGTCAGTATGAAGAACAGTTAGAACAAATGAGACTTAAAATgaagtacaaaaataaatgttga
- the LOC124309305 gene encoding centrosomal protein of 152 kDa-like isoform X2, giving the protein MRLVIDDTLVARFGMEGPGISLFQGSDSIQLNTTTQRQEEDEEQEDIKRRNEEIKNILTNAFDDLDNDDDEASSVNSSRCYNDVTRDTERSHAGGLVFDTTRSESGPTVSQIQREFGVYGRVDASNDCNDQPQSNFEHQNADRGPTISDIQREYGVYGQPETPYSKNTANNMVNSLDSPYELPKPSNPGYPHNIRAQLNEGYTFPESYPANYKTPTSHFGTATENYRDNGYIDDYEKNGPYKAIQEFGGGDSEVTSDHFKHCFQTSPNGGPVDENTAYKTAEYNSNEQLQVLYSVRMREIQRLTEELQQLQEERKEETSQLSRKLALAQAEVERSNLSRNQAQNLLVDAKVEIGDLQAKLAALKENVAVLEKTKQNMGEELSISKNSVADLQQKIAVLERVQMLQTTDKTHEKFLKQAQEKHTIEMKNMQIQIDALTDKLNAKETSYVALEHKLADVRRAHETLMVDKGDTMNRLSRALEESQAQCRHLMASHNVQEVTKLETQLRIVTEEKDELVKIVHELQRKLDLAKSDITQYDSLLATTCEEESDSMRQLKLGELHNRSKSKPADDITNKLRGELQRCLAGQAVKRKEINRLENTLAQKEREVEQASSLAQTCQEEAARYARRVNELEMELKSLLTDKAMKANAEIQKLSDHLNDTKKLCDNLQTEKNELELKLQQALVRNEENLRRVHQEILAEQEKEAVGEYNKEYLEIHEKAVQRVRQEAQVEIVQLSVQLEQTQKELDRVKELYVDVCGTKEQLIAQHQEEIAELKVTYADFETHKAMADKMNRDLETQASVIKRLTKECELYRSKTVELENDLSHERQRREEHAKRIHVEIERTKEETLKELRNAYPNRNISVILPDHCSEHVDKITQLEDDCKRLEEKLSNVVEERKKMSELQTNLDDARLKIAQLEIAHESLKKKCEDVARDRNSCRDKISALELELLNAKRSTQSNSQESSDIRQSLERAQSEYESLQKEYDSVLRDRNTLKDKLSSLEIKQLQGNTDVNSNSEERMILLANESRRNDEQLQLRLKEINMLKEERDQLVVKLKDQARQFERYVKSQMQVSVELNNSPRSLTGDADLQKMREIAIKEVREEMEEKVTDELKGIEEQHKQRQKEIEEQYKTLLLELQSRCREKTEEVEAVKETMIAERLQLQSRFKAQEQTIAKMIEAKLEKMHHELVARKIRIESLLEELRRREIDMEEQRNVMAQVMSEWASEIRSVKTKEAEMNQDIEKLKQKEEALTEEVKDLKQTEEDMKSTINMLKHKYQSARKTAQNYKELAENKEKFFLSECERIKEGYKRAMNQVQQKVDAIVSSQEKQVSTKMAELESQYEEQLEQMRLKMKYKNKC; this is encoded by the exons ATGCGACTAGTTATCGATGACACACTTGTTGCAC GCTTCGGGATGGAAGGGCCTGGTATAAGTTTGTTTCAAGGATCCGATAGCATCCAGTTGAACACAACCACCCAGCGCCAAGAGGAGGATGAAGAACAAGAAGACATCAAGCGCCGGAATGAGGAG atcaaaaacattttgacAAATGCTTTTGACGACctcgacaacgacgacgacgaagccAGCTCAGTCAACAGCAGCAGATGCTACAATGATGTTACCAGAGACACAGAACGGAGTCATGCAGGAGGGTTAGTTTTTGATACTACGCGCTCTGAGAGTGGCCCGACGGTTTCTCAAATACAACGAGAATTCGGGGTGTACGGACGCGTCGACGCCAGTAATGATTGCAATGATCAACCCCAGTCCAATTTCGAACACCAAAATGCAGATCGTGGCCCTACTATTTCAGACATACAGAGAGAATACGGGGTGTATGGGCAACCGGAAACACCGTATAGTAAGAATACTGCAAATAATATGGTCAATTCGTTGGACAGTCCTTATGAATTGCCCAAACCATCGAATCCTGGGTATCCTCACAATATCAGAGCTCAGCTTAACGAGGGGTATACTTTTCCTGAGAGTTATCCAGCTAATTACAAAACTCCAACCAGTCACTTTGGAACAGCGACTGAAAATTACCGAGACAACGGGTATATCGACGATTACGAAAAAAATGGCCCGTATAAAGCTATTCAGGAATTTGGCGGAGGAGATAGCGAAGTCACTTCAGATCATTTTAAGCATTGCTTTCAAACCAGTCCAAATGGCGGTCCTGTCGATGAGAATACAGCCTATAAGACCGCGGAGTACAATAGTAATGAACAATTGCAAGTATTGTATTCTGTTAGAATGCGAGAAATTCAAAGGTTAACGGAAGAAttgcaacagttgcaagagGAACGAAAAGAAGAGACAAGTCAACTCAGTAGAAAGCTTGCTCTTGCTCAAGCTGAAGTGGAAAGATCTAACCTGTCGAGAAATCAGGCACAGAATTTACttg TGGACGCTAAAGTGGAAATAGGTGATCTCCAGGCAAAATTAGCAGCTTTGAAAGAAAACGTTGCTGTATTGGAAAAGACTAAGCAAAAT ATGGGTGAAGAGCTCAGCATTTCCAAAAATTCGGTGGCTGATCTTCAACAAAAAATAGCCGTCCTAGAAAGAGTACAAATGTTGCAGACAACTGATAAAActcatgaaaaatttttgaaacaagcTCAAGAAAAACACACCATAGAGATGAAGAACATGCAGATACAGATAGATGCTCTTACAGATAAATTAAATGCTAAG gAAACATCTTATGTCGCTCTGGAACACAAGTTAGCTGATGTAAGGAGGGCGCATGAAACATTAATGGTAGATAAAGGAGATACGATGAATCGTCTGTCGCGTGCGCTAGAGGAAAGTCAGGCTCAATGTCGTCATCTGATGGCCAGTCACAATGTGCAGGAAGTTACGAAACTGGAAACTCAGCTTAGAATTGTGACGGAGGAGAAGGACGAGCTTGTTAAAATTGTACACGAACTGCAG CGGAAATTGGATTTAGCCAAGAGCGATATTACACAATATGACTCACTGCTGGCAACTACGTGTGAAGAGGAATCCGACTCTATGAGGCAACTAAAGTTGGGCGAACTTCACAATAGATCTAAGAGTAAACCAGCTGATGATATTACCAATAAACTGCGAGGAGAATTGCAGCG ATGCTTGGCAGGACAAGCAGTTAAGAGGAAAGAGATAAATCGTCTAGAAAATACTCTTGCccaaaaagaaagagaggTCGAACAAGCTTCATCGTTGGCTCAAACATGTCAAGAAGAAGCAGCGAGATATGCAAGGCGGGTCAACGAGTTGGAAATGGAATTGAAATCTCTTTTGACGGACAAAGCTATGAAAGCAAACGCGGAGATACAAAAGCTTTCTGATCACTTGAATGATACAAAAAAACTTTGTGATAACCTGcagacagaaaaaaatgaactcGAGCTTAAACTACAGCAGGCTTTAGTTAGAAATGAGGAAAACTTAAGACGTGTGCATCAGGAAATATTGGCAGAGCAAGAGAAAGAAGCTGTGGGAGAATACAACAAAGAGTATTTAGAAATTCACGAAAAGGCTGTACAAAGAGTCAGGCAGGAGGCGCAAGTTGAAATAGTTCAGTTATC AGTGCAATTGGAACAGACCCAAAAAGAACTAGATCGAGTTAAAGAATTATACGTAGATGTTTGTGGTACAAAAGAGCAACTGATAGCACAGCATCAGGAAGAAATTGCGGAATTAAAAGTAACGTATGCAGACTTTGAGACACATAAGGCAATGGCGGACAAGATGAATCGTGACTTAGAAACTCAGGCATCCGTTATAAAGAGGCTAACTAAAGAGTGTGAGCTTTATAGGAGTAAAACTGTAGAACTGGAAAACGATTTGAGTCATGAAAGGCAGAGAAGAGAAGAACATGCAAAAAGAATACATGTTGAAATTGAGAGAA CGAAAGAAGAAACGCTGAAAGAACTGCGTAATGCTTACCCAAACCGTAACATAAGTGTAATTTTACCAGATCACTGCTCTGAGCATGTAGATAAAATTACTCAG CTTGAAGATGATTGCAAACGTTTGGAAGAAAAGCTTTCGAATGTAGttgaagagaggaaaaaaatgtcggaaCTACAAACAAATTTGGATGATGCTAGATTAAAAATAGCCCAGTTGGAAATCGCACATGAGTCTTTAAAGAAAAAGTGCGAGGATGTTGCCAGAGATCGAAATTCCTGCAGAGATAAGATCTCTGCATTGGAATTAGAATTATTGAATGCCAAAAGAAGTACACAATCGAATTCACAGGAATCCAGTGATATCAGGCAAAGCCTCGAACGTGCACAAAGTGAATATGAATCATTGCAAAAAGAATATGATAGTGTTTTGAGGGATAGAAATACGTTGAAGGATAAGTTGTCTAGTTTAGAAATAAAACAGTTGCAAGGCAATACAGATGTTAATTCAAACTCAGAAGAAAGAATGATACTTTTGGCTAATGAGTCACGGCGCAACGATGAGCAGCTTCAACTtcgattgaaagaaattaatatgCTCAAAGAAGAACGAGATCAGCTCGTAGTTAAACTGAAAGATCAGGCAAGACAATTTGAACGGTACGTTAAGAGTCAAATGCAAGTGTCCGTGGAATTGAACAACTCTCCTCGCAGCTTGACAGGTGATGctgatttacaaaaaatgagGGAAATTGCCATAAAAGAGGTCAGGGAAGAAATGGAGGAGAAAGTGACTGACGAATTAAAGGGGATTGAAGAGCAACATAAGCAAAGACAAAAGGAAATTGAAGAGCAGTATAAAACCCTGTTGTTAGAGTTGCAGTCAAGGTGCAGAGAAAAGACTGAAGAAGTTGAAGCAGTAAAGGAAACTATGATCGCAGAAAGACTCCAATTACAGTCGAGGTTTAAGGCGCAGGAACAAACGATAGCAAAAATGATAGAAGCAAAGCTGGAAAAGATGCATCATGAGTTGGTGGCGAGAAAAATTAGGATAGAATCCTTGCTGGAGGAATTgagaaggagagaaattgatatGGAAGAACAGAGAAATGTAATGGCCCAAGTAATGTCCGAGTGGGCATCGGAAATTAGATCGGTCAAAACAAAAGAGGCCGAAATGAATCAAgatattgaaaagttgaaGCAAAAGGAGGAGGCCTTAACCGAAGAAGTCAAAGATTTAAAACAAACGGAGGAAGATATGAAAAGTACTATCAATATGTTGAAACACAAGTATCAGTCAGCAAGGAAAACTGCTCAAAATTATAAG GAATTGGCggagaataaagaaaaattctttctaaGCGAATGCGAAAGGATCAAGGAGGGTTACAAAAGAGCCATGAATCAAGTACAACAAAAAGTTGATGCAATAGTGAGCTCTCAAGAGAAACAAGTATCGACAAAAATGGCGGAGCTCGAGAGTCAGTATGAAGAACAGTTAGAACAAATGAGACTTAAAATgaagtacaaaaataaatgttga